A portion of the Polaribacter cellanae genome contains these proteins:
- the dprA gene encoding DNA-processing protein DprA: MKEEKLLAILRLQKSKAVGDILAKKLIVNVGDVVQIFKEKPTTLSKINGIGNYALKHLFDEKNVKSAEQELKYLQDHKIDYSYFLDDDYPTNLQHCIDSPILLFKDGNIDFSNNKIISIVGTRNMSSYGRDFCNKLIEDLAIHNPIIVSGFAYGVDICAHKASIKNKLQTIAVLAHGLEEIYPKVHKKYINQVNENGGFLTEFWHEETPLRENFLKRNRIVAGISTATIIIESAEKGGSLVTADIANSYDRDVFAVPGRTTDIYSKGCNNLIKNNRAQLLTSANDIVKMLNWDIQEKPKSIQKQLFVELNENEQKIYDLLHEKGPQLLDVISLECNIPIYQLSSILLQMEMKGVSKPLPGKLFELV; the protein is encoded by the coding sequence GTGAAAGAAGAAAAATTACTCGCTATTTTACGTTTACAAAAATCGAAAGCGGTTGGCGATATTTTGGCAAAGAAACTTATTGTAAATGTGGGAGATGTGGTTCAAATCTTTAAAGAAAAACCCACAACATTATCAAAAATAAACGGAATAGGAAATTATGCATTAAAACACCTTTTTGATGAGAAGAACGTCAAATCTGCAGAACAAGAGCTAAAATACTTACAAGATCATAAGATTGATTATTCTTATTTTCTGGACGACGATTATCCAACCAATTTACAGCATTGTATAGACAGCCCTATTTTATTATTTAAAGATGGTAATATCGATTTTTCAAATAACAAAATTATATCTATAGTTGGTACAAGAAACATGAGTTCTTACGGACGCGATTTCTGCAATAAATTAATTGAAGATTTGGCAATACACAATCCAATAATTGTAAGTGGTTTTGCTTACGGAGTAGATATTTGTGCGCACAAAGCTTCCATTAAAAATAAGTTGCAAACTATTGCAGTTTTAGCACACGGTTTAGAGGAAATTTATCCGAAAGTTCATAAAAAATATATCAATCAAGTAAATGAAAATGGCGGATTTCTTACCGAATTTTGGCATGAAGAAACTCCTTTAAGAGAAAATTTCTTAAAACGAAATAGAATTGTGGCAGGAATTTCTACAGCAACCATTATTATAGAATCTGCAGAAAAAGGAGGTTCTTTAGTAACTGCAGATATTGCAAACTCCTATGATAGAGATGTTTTTGCAGTGCCAGGAAGAACCACAGATATCTATAGCAAAGGTTGCAATAATCTCATTAAAAATAACAGAGCACAATTGTTAACATCTGCAAACGATATTGTAAAAATGCTCAATTGGGACATTCAAGAAAAACCCAAATCCATTCAAAAACAATTGTTTGTGGAACTGAATGAGAACGAACAAAAAATTTACGATTTATTGCATGAAAAAGGACCACAATTATTAGATGTAATTTCTTTGGAATGTAACATTCCTATTTATCAATTATCATCCATTTTACTACAAATGGAAATGAAAGGTGTTTCGAAACCTTTACCTGGAAAGTTGTTTGAGTTGGTGTAG
- a CDS encoding mechanosensitive ion channel domain-containing protein produces the protein MELLSHYKFIGSIIVFAVAFFSRWLITKSLRKIQLKFGFQKARILVTNKIITILIYITLIIVVAFIWGVDEKQLLIYVSSFLTILGIAFFAQWSILSNITAGIILFINYPVKIGDSITVLEKDNDITGEIRDIGAFFITLRTPEKELITLPNAIILQKNIKYSPQPD, from the coding sequence ATGGAACTGCTAAGTCATTATAAATTTATTGGATCTATTATTGTTTTTGCAGTAGCCTTTTTTTCTCGATGGCTAATTACAAAATCTTTACGTAAAATTCAATTGAAATTTGGTTTTCAAAAAGCCAGAATCTTAGTAACCAATAAAATAATTACAATTCTTATTTATATTACTCTTATTATAGTGGTTGCCTTTATTTGGGGTGTTGATGAAAAACAATTATTAATTTATGTGTCTTCTTTTTTAACCATTTTAGGAATTGCATTTTTTGCACAATGGTCCATACTTTCTAATATTACAGCTGGTATAATTCTATTTATAAATTACCCCGTAAAAATTGGAGATTCTATTACTGTTTTAGAAAAAGACAATGATATTACTGGAGAAATTAGAGATATTGGTGCTTTTTTTATCACTTTAAGAACACCCGAAAAAGAATTAATTACATTACCTAATGCTATTATTCTTCAAAAGAATATAAAATACTCTCCACAACCAGATTAA
- a CDS encoding acyl-CoA thioesterase produces MEAKTPKDSLTILTDLVLPGETNYLDNLFGGELLARMDRACSIAARRHSTRIVVTASVNHVAFNKSVPVGSVVTLEAKVSRAFKSSMEIYVDVWIEDRQSGQKTKVNEGIYTFVAVDETGKPVQIPQLIPETALEKERFEGALRRKQLSLVLAGKLKPNEATELKALFN; encoded by the coding sequence ATGGAAGCAAAAACACCTAAAGATTCTTTAACCATTTTAACAGATTTAGTTTTACCTGGTGAAACCAACTATTTAGACAATCTTTTTGGAGGAGAATTGTTGGCAAGAATGGATCGAGCCTGTAGTATTGCTGCAAGAAGACATTCCACTAGAATTGTGGTTACTGCTTCTGTAAATCATGTGGCTTTTAACAAATCTGTACCTGTTGGAAGTGTGGTTACTTTAGAAGCAAAAGTTTCTAGAGCGTTTAAATCTTCAATGGAAATTTATGTAGATGTTTGGATAGAAGACAGGCAATCTGGACAGAAAACAAAAGTAAATGAAGGAATTTACACCTTTGTTGCAGTTGACGAAACTGGGAAGCCTGTTCAAATTCCGCAATTAATTCCAGAAACGGCTTTAGAAAAAGAACGTTTTGAAGGTGCTTTAAGACGCAAACAATTAAGTTTGGTTTTAGCTGGTAAATTAAAACCAAATGAAGCCACAGAATTAAAAGCATTATTTAATTAG
- a CDS encoding SPOR domain-containing protein, which translates to MNLANYINDLLYRYDCVIVPDFGGFVTNRIGAKLNENTHTFYPPTKQITFNNHLKHNDGLLANYIASTENISFEKASTAISLSVIKWQNEIQKKAINLNNLGTISLNEAQQIVFEPITDVNFLTESFGLSTLKSSEIKRYKEKVKPLIPVTKTNDKKGVSVFIKYAATAAILLTLGLAGYNGYQQNKQKEVLASQQKALDKKIQAATFVISNPLPTIELNVAKKISKPYHVVAGAFQFVENAVKKVEQLKEKGYNAKIIGVNKWGLTQVTYNSYANKNKAINSLNRIKRTVSKDAWLLVNTPK; encoded by the coding sequence ATGAATTTAGCCAACTACATAAACGATTTATTATACAGATACGATTGCGTAATTGTTCCGGATTTTGGGGGGTTTGTAACCAATAGAATTGGTGCAAAATTAAATGAGAATACTCATACTTTTTATCCACCAACAAAACAAATTACGTTTAACAATCATTTAAAACATAATGATGGTTTGTTGGCAAACTACATTGCTTCAACCGAAAATATTTCTTTCGAAAAGGCCTCTACTGCTATTTCTTTGTCTGTAATTAAATGGCAAAACGAAATTCAAAAAAAAGCAATAAACCTAAATAATTTAGGAACAATTTCTTTAAACGAAGCGCAACAAATTGTTTTCGAACCAATTACAGATGTTAATTTTTTAACGGAATCTTTTGGATTATCTACCTTAAAATCTTCAGAAATAAAAAGGTATAAAGAAAAAGTAAAACCTTTAATTCCTGTTACTAAAACTAATGATAAAAAAGGAGTTTCTGTATTTATAAAATATGCTGCAACTGCTGCAATTTTATTAACATTAGGTCTCGCTGGTTACAATGGTTATCAACAAAACAAGCAAAAAGAAGTTTTGGCAAGCCAACAAAAAGCGTTGGATAAAAAAATACAAGCTGCAACTTTTGTAATCTCAAATCCTTTACCAACTATCGAATTAAATGTTGCTAAAAAAATATCAAAACCTTATCATGTTGTTGCTGGTGCTTTTCAGTTTGTAGAAAATGCTGTTAAAAAAGTAGAACAACTAAAAGAAAAAGGGTATAATGCTAAAATTATTGGCGTTAATAAATGGGGTTTAACCCAAGTTACTTACAATAGTTATGCTAATAAAAACAAAGCAATTAACAGTTTAAACCGCATTAAAAGAACAGTTTCTAAAGATGCTTGGTTGCTTGTAAACACACCAAAATAA
- a CDS encoding mechanosensitive ion channel family protein produces MKKIIIIFLFISVNLMAVNKNTATFLPIQSSTLQKVDTLKVDSLKLNTIVKEEAKKEVKKEVKKEVKDTKDKIVENLKPPEILELFSAGKIIWAIIFIIIGYLFIKFTVSLLERYAEKFTNQRITIKGIIPVVKIFGWIFIIVLIIVGIFQPPFATIVAVSASLGIAVGFASQDIIKNIFGGIIILLDRPFTVGDKIEVGSHYGEVVEIGLRSIRIVTADDSLVSIPNGELMNKSVSNSNTGEANCQVVAEIYLPITVDTKRVRQLANESAQISKYIYLNKPIYVLFFNEVKEGRSYLKMRLKAYVVDIRYEFAFKSDMTEIVIKQLLEQNIINPKDLR; encoded by the coding sequence ATGAAAAAAATAATTATCATATTCCTTTTTATTTCTGTCAATTTAATGGCGGTAAATAAAAATACTGCTACGTTTTTACCAATTCAATCTTCGACTTTACAGAAAGTAGATACGCTAAAAGTAGATTCTTTAAAGTTGAATACTATTGTAAAAGAAGAAGCTAAAAAAGAGGTTAAAAAAGAGGTTAAAAAAGAAGTAAAAGATACCAAAGATAAAATCGTTGAAAATTTAAAACCACCAGAAATTTTAGAACTCTTTTCTGCGGGAAAAATTATCTGGGCGATTATATTTATTATTATTGGTTATTTATTTATAAAGTTTACAGTTTCTTTATTAGAAAGATATGCGGAAAAGTTTACAAACCAACGTATTACAATAAAAGGAATTATTCCCGTAGTTAAAATTTTTGGTTGGATATTTATCATCGTTTTAATTATTGTTGGTATTTTTCAACCTCCATTTGCTACAATAGTTGCAGTTTCTGCATCTTTAGGAATTGCAGTTGGTTTCGCATCTCAAGATATAATTAAGAATATTTTTGGTGGAATTATTATTTTATTAGACAGACCTTTTACGGTTGGCGATAAAATTGAAGTTGGAAGTCATTATGGAGAAGTTGTAGAAATTGGGTTGCGTTCGATAAGAATTGTAACTGCAGACGATTCTTTGGTAAGTATACCAAATGGAGAATTAATGAACAAATCTGTGTCGAATTCTAACACAGGTGAAGCCAATTGCCAAGTAGTGGCAGAAATTTATTTACCAATTACTGTAGATACAAAACGTGTTCGTCAATTGGCAAATGAATCTGCACAAATTTCTAAATACATTTATTTAAACAAACCTATTTACGTGTTGTTTTTTAATGAAGTAAAAGAAGGTCGTTCGTACTTAAAAATGCGTTTAAAAGCCTATGTTGTAGATATTCGTTACGAATTTGCCTTTAAAAGCGATATGACAGAAATCGTTATAAAACAGCTTTTAGAACAAAATATTATTAATCCTAAAGATTTGAGATAG